From a single Candidatus Saccharimonadales bacterium genomic region:
- a CDS encoding CDP-archaeol synthase, translated as MISDILFTLWFFFPAGVANMAPVFAAHWKLLPRLDKPMDGGKLWRGQRLLGDHKTIRGFIVGWLAALIFVLVQAYIYDQSSTVRDWYPIDFSDFNLVLWATLLSLGALGGDLVKSFFKRRLNIAPGKPWVPFDQTDYVAGTLLASLAVIVLPLRYYLIAAVLGLVLHPISTFLGWIFKLKDTPI; from the coding sequence ATGATTAGCGATATATTATTTACGCTGTGGTTTTTCTTCCCGGCCGGAGTCGCCAACATGGCACCGGTGTTCGCCGCACATTGGAAATTATTACCCCGGCTAGATAAACCGATGGACGGCGGCAAGCTCTGGCGCGGCCAGCGGCTGCTAGGCGATCATAAAACCATCCGGGGATTTATAGTCGGATGGTTGGCGGCGTTAATATTCGTGCTGGTTCAAGCTTACATTTACGACCAGTCAAGTACTGTGCGCGACTGGTATCCGATAGACTTTTCCGATTTCAATCTGGTGCTATGGGCAACACTTTTATCTTTGGGCGCACTCGGCGGCGACCTAGTAAAAAGTTTTTTCAAGCGCCGGCTAAATATCGCACCTGGTAAACCCTGGGTGCCGTTTGATCAGACCGACTACGTAGCCGGTACACTGCTAGCTAGCCTAGCGGTAATAGTGCTGCCACTAAGATACTACCTTATCGCCGCCGTACTAGGGTTGGTCTTGCACCCAATCAGCACATTCCTCGGTTGGATCTTTAAGCTGAAAGATACGCCGATTTAA
- a CDS encoding metal-dependent hydrolase: MLLDIGTGILWGVLFDNFSNLHSLSTFALFGAAANLAPDLDYIYHLYKGGNTKNDHRHREVFHKPYFLLLGAVIIGLAFDWLLAGLFVLGALTHFLHDSIGIGWGVQWLAPFSSDHFAFLYRVHTAAKPQPAKQLVYRWPNKDIDKLNRQHGDPDWFRNTYLKWHPFAVFEGLVLLIALVVLWLAARSA, translated from the coding sequence ATGTTACTCGATATTGGTACTGGAATTCTGTGGGGAGTATTATTTGATAACTTCAGCAATCTGCATAGTCTGAGTACTTTTGCCCTGTTTGGTGCGGCCGCTAATTTGGCTCCGGACCTCGACTATATTTATCATTTATATAAAGGCGGCAATACTAAAAATGACCACCGTCACCGAGAAGTCTTTCATAAACCCTATTTTCTGCTACTGGGGGCGGTTATCATCGGTCTGGCCTTCGACTGGTTGTTAGCCGGGTTGTTCGTGTTGGGCGCTCTAACGCATTTTCTACACGATAGTATCGGCATCGGCTGGGGGGTACAATGGCTGGCGCCATTTAGCAGCGATCATTTTGCGTTTCTTTATCGGGTGCATACTGCCGCCAAACCCCAGCCAGCAAAGCAGCTTGTCTATCGCTGGCCCAATAAGGATATCGATAAACTCAACCGCCAACACGGCGACCCGGATTGGTTTAGAAATACCTATCTCAAATGGCATCCGTTTGCCGTGTTTGAAGGTTTGGTATTACTTATCGCCTTGGTAGTGTTGTGGCTCGCCGCCAGGAGTGCCTGA
- a CDS encoding glycerophosphodiester phosphodiesterase family protein, translated as MKIIAHRGVRTSATENSLPALQAAVAEGMGVECDIRSTGSGRLVLCHDKSLRRVANLNLAVADITDADLGQIRLAGGEPLALAETVIEQILPQTFVNFEFKDSLSIKPLITKLAGTSAPHGLLLSTRRTKDIRLIKGSEFTPGLIGRVGWLTLNKALRLGVNVIIIRGWWFNRFTTTLAKRFGLRVYIYGRSYQAANYAAKEVEGLIVDVVSPKDIARFGVKRDNNQPEQTD; from the coding sequence ATGAAAATTATAGCGCATCGCGGCGTTAGGACCAGCGCCACTGAAAACTCGCTGCCGGCCCTGCAAGCAGCCGTGGCAGAGGGCATGGGTGTCGAATGCGACATCCGCTCGACCGGCTCCGGACGCCTGGTTCTATGCCACGACAAGTCGCTTCGGCGGGTGGCCAATCTCAATCTAGCAGTAGCGGACATTACCGATGCTGATTTGGGCCAGATCAGATTGGCCGGCGGCGAACCGCTGGCCCTGGCCGAGACGGTGATTGAACAAATTCTACCCCAGACCTTTGTCAATTTTGAGTTTAAAGACAGTCTTTCGATTAAACCCTTAATCACCAAACTGGCCGGCACGTCGGCCCCTCATGGCTTGTTGTTGTCAACCCGGCGGACCAAAGACATCCGGCTGATTAAAGGCAGTGAATTTACACCCGGTTTGATTGGCCGAGTCGGTTGGTTGACGCTTAACAAGGCGCTGCGGCTGGGGGTAAACGTGATTATTATCCGCGGTTGGTGGTTCAACCGCTTTACGACTACGCTGGCTAAGAGGTTTGGCCTGCGGGTTTACATCTATGGACGTTCGTACCAAGCGGCCAATTATGCCGCTAAGGAGGTTGAGGGGCTAATCGTTGATGTCGTCTCGCCTAAAGATATCGCTCGCTTCGGCGTGAAAAGGGATAACAACCAGCCAGAACAGACCGACTAA
- a CDS encoding NUDIX domain-containing protein: MHYIQQKILHALTLTDKARYSRLKPPEIESNLFIYHLKQTMRDKLVVKNDDGSYSLSNAGQAYADKVSLSSYKLRSQAKIVNLIACSNRRGEWLLYRRKHQPFIGLSGFPYGKIHLGETIKESSERELLEKTYLKTSLTHRGDAYITVLKDHELITHTLFHVHRGRNPVGSLKEATDIGYCYWDKVDKTKPEKYFPGFIDILKLVERDSGERFFAEHTYHI, translated from the coding sequence ATGCACTACATTCAACAAAAAATTCTTCACGCTTTAACCTTGACCGACAAAGCTCGTTACTCTCGTCTCAAACCACCCGAGATTGAAAGCAATCTGTTCATCTATCACCTCAAACAAACGATGCGCGATAAGTTGGTCGTAAAAAATGACGACGGCTCATATTCATTGTCTAATGCTGGGCAGGCCTACGCCGACAAAGTCAGTCTTAGCAGCTACAAGCTGCGATCCCAGGCTAAAATCGTTAACCTAATCGCCTGCAGCAATCGGCGGGGTGAGTGGCTGCTCTATAGGCGCAAGCACCAGCCCTTTATCGGTCTGAGCGGTTTTCCATACGGCAAGATACACTTGGGCGAGACTATAAAAGAATCGAGCGAGCGCGAACTGCTAGAAAAAACCTACTTAAAGACGTCTCTTACTCATCGTGGCGACGCTTATATAACGGTGTTAAAGGATCACGAACTTATAACCCACACTTTGTTTCATGTTCACCGTGGTCGTAATCCAGTCGGCAGCCTAAAAGAGGCCACCGACATCGGTTATTGTTATTGGGATAAAGTTGATAAAACTAAGCCCGAAAAGTACTTCCCGGGATTTATTGATATTTTGAAGCTGGTTGAGCGTGACTCCGGCGAACGTTTTTTTGCTGAGCACACCTATCACATCTAA
- a CDS encoding aldo/keto reductase — translation MSVDTIKLNDGGSIPAIGLGTSRLTGQQAVESVGQAIKAGYRLIDTAEMYGNEAEVGQAINDSEVKRAEIFINTKISPRPGPQTYQSIKDRCHQMATDYVDMCLIHWPPAGGDGEDMWPELVKAKADGLAKHIGVSNYTIEQLKKLQKLGELPSVNQIEASPFGFDQQLIDDCQALGVVVQAYSPLTRTGRLGDANLAEIAKSYNKSPAQILLRWSRQKGLLPLPKATSEAHLKDNLEVFDFELTQADMVKLDGLNEGYTFRQS, via the coding sequence ATGAGTGTCGATACCATAAAACTAAACGACGGGGGCAGTATCCCGGCTATCGGCCTGGGGACCTCAAGATTAACCGGCCAGCAAGCCGTAGAATCCGTCGGGCAAGCAATTAAGGCTGGATATCGATTGATCGATACGGCGGAAATGTACGGCAACGAAGCCGAAGTCGGGCAGGCTATCAATGACTCCGAGGTTAAGCGGGCGGAGATATTTATCAATACCAAAATCTCTCCCCGCCCAGGTCCTCAGACTTACCAATCTATTAAAGACCGCTGCCACCAGATGGCGACAGATTACGTTGACATGTGTTTGATCCACTGGCCGCCGGCCGGCGGCGACGGCGAGGACATGTGGCCGGAGCTGGTTAAAGCCAAGGCCGACGGCCTGGCTAAACATATCGGCGTCAGCAACTACACCATTGAGCAGCTAAAGAAACTGCAAAAGCTAGGTGAACTGCCGAGTGTTAACCAAATCGAGGCCTCGCCGTTTGGTTTTGACCAGCAACTAATCGATGACTGCCAGGCCCTGGGCGTGGTAGTTCAAGCCTACAGCCCGCTGACCCGCACGGGCAGGCTGGGCGACGCTAATCTGGCTGAAATTGCTAAAAGCTATAACAAGTCTCCCGCCCAGATATTGCTGCGTTGGAGCCGGCAAAAAGGCCTGTTGCCCTTGCCTAAGGCGACGAGTGAGGCGCACCTAAAGGACAATTTGGAAGTTTTTGACTTTGAGCTAACTCAGGCTGATATGGTTAAGCTCGATGGCCTCAATGAGGGTTACACTTTTAGGCAGTCTTAG